From a region of the Lactuca sativa cultivar Salinas chromosome 4, Lsat_Salinas_v11, whole genome shotgun sequence genome:
- the LOC111920669 gene encoding protein FAR-RED IMPAIRED RESPONSE 1-like, with amino-acid sequence MNDRQAHYPNYSFEFNCQDDVLDCMFWADETEKTYYAEFGDVISFDATFRTNKYRMVFVPFTAIDHHKKSVTVGSGLLSNESIESYSWLLKAFLKTHRKEPTLVLTDQDVAIKQVVENISDDLFTNTDFRKRFSKLVWDINMKPDVFEVKWGLLMKEFNLEDTRWFKDMFTIRDSWIPGYFSDIPKCGLMKTTSRSESMNSFFNTYSESGNLLLSFMMSYDTAIQKQRNTQRDLDKASKKASYKMQTPREIELQASKVYTNGWEVYIVQHNNSKSDLKNKFKVEIKVEEKEINCNCEHFKHMGVLCRHAFTIMMRCGVKEIPERYILKRWRKDVISRSYRFSYVQPDSGDCENVKLVNDSYYSFESCLDIVRDDKKRLTLFAEKQQMLLKEFESDYISPGLKSKTDGEVVCKRLGVTIPIPEEINIHVPEVQSNKGSGIKKRIPSAGEVAYENFKKEHRMCSGCGKRVPHNLRTCPERVGAAKSAKDS; translated from the exons ATGAATGACCGTCAAGCTCACTATCCAAATTACTCATTTGAGTTTAATTGTCAAGATGACGTTTTGGACTGTATGTTTTGGGCTGATGAAACGGAGAAGACATATTATGCTGAATTTGGTGATGTTATCTCGTTTGATGCGACTTTCCGAACAAACAA GTATCGAATGGTTTTTGTTCCGTTTACTGCTATTGACCATCATAAAAAATCGGTTACTGTTGGATCTGGGTTGCTAAGCAATGaaagcattgagtcttactcttgGTTGCTTAAAgcatttcttaaaactcatagGAAAGAACCAACACTTGTTTTAACCGATCAAGATGTTGCAATAAAACAAGTTGTTGAGAAT ATATCAGATGATTTATTTACTAACACAGACTttagaaaaaggttttcaaagcttgtttggGACATTAATATGAAACCTGATGTTTTTGAGGTGAAGTGGGGTTTGCTTATGAAGGAATTCAATCTTGAAGACACAAGATGGTTTAAAGACATGTTTACAATACGTGATTCATGGATACCTGGATATTTTAGTGATATTCCAAAGTGTGGTTTGATGAAGACTACATCAAGGTCAGAGAGTATGAATTCATTCTTTAATACATACTCAGAAAGTGGGAACTTACTTTTGAGTTTCATGATGAGTTACGACACTGCCATTCAAAAGCAAAGGAATACTCAACGAGATCTTGATAAGGCATCAAAGAAAGCATCATATAAAATGCAAACACCTCGAGAAATAGAACTGCAAGCATCAAAGGTTTATACAA ATGGTTGGGAAGTTTACATTGTGCAGCACAACAATAGTAAAAgtgatttaaaaaataaatttaag GTTGAAATAAAAGTTGAAGAGAAAGAAATAAATTGCAATTGTGAACATTTTAAGCATATGGGTGTTTTATGCAGACATGCTTTTACAATAATGATGAGATGTGGTGTTAAAGAAATTCCTGAAAGGTACATTTTGAAGAGATGGAGAAAGGATGTGATATCAAGAAGTTATCGTTTTAGTTATGTTCAACCCGATTCAGGTGATTGTGAGAATGTAAAGCTAGTCAATGATTCATATTATAGTTTTGAATCATGTTTGGATATTGTAAGAGATGACAAAAAGAGATTGACTTTATTTGCTGAGAAGCAACAAATGTTGTTAAAGGAATTTGAGAGTGATTATATTTCTCCTGGATTGAAAAGCAAGACAGATGGTGAAGTTGTATGCAAGCGTTTGGGTGTTACTATTCCTATTCCAGAAGAGATTAATATTCATGTTCCTGAAGTTCAAAGCAATAAAGGTTCTGGAATCAAGAAAAGAATTCCAAGTGCAGGTGAAGTAGcatatgaaaattttaaaaaagaacATAGAATGTGTTCAGGATGTGGAAAACGAGTTCCACACAATTTACGTACTTGTCCAGAAAGAGTTGGAGCTGCTAAATCAGCAAAAGACAGTTAG